The Chitinophaga lutea genome contains the following window.
TTTCATGGCCTTCTCGATGGATTTGAAATCAAACCCGTCGTGATCGGGGAACAACTGGTCTTCGCTCGCAATGGCGGCCAGTTTCACGTGCTGCGACATTTCATCGAGCCGCACATAATCGCGCTGAAAGGATTTATCGGAGCCCCAAAGACTGAACCAGCTGCTGATCATGGTGGCCGTGATGGGAGGGTTTACCCAGCGGAGTAAAACGATGTACAACAGTTGTGCTACGAACAGTATGAGAAATATTTTTTTTAACAGCCGCCAGGTTCTGGGGACAATTCCTTTTAATTTCATCCAGGTGTTTTTCAATACCGGGCGGAAAGTTAGCAAGATTATTGCGTATTTTTCAAAAGCAACATTGCTGTAGTGCCGATTGTTATACAGATATACAAAACAGGATTATGAGATTAGAACTGCATCCGCAAAACCCCAACCCACGGAATCTGAAAACGATCATCGAGTGCCTGAAAGACGGCGGGGTGGTGATTTACCCCACAGATACCGTGTATGGTATGGGCTGCGATATTTTCAAGCACGAGGCGGTGGAACGCATCTGCCGCATCAAGGGCATTGATCCGAAGAAGTCGCATTTTTCCTTTATCTGCTACGACCTCAGCCACCTGACCGATTATACGAAAAGTGTGGATACGCCGCTGTTCCGCCTGCTGAAAAAAGCGCTGCCGGGGCCATACACCTTTATTCTGCCCGCGAGCAGGCAGGTGCCGAAAATGCTGAAAACAAAACGCGATACGGTGGGTATCCGTGTGCCGGACAATCTCATTTGCCGCACGCTGGTGAAAGAACTGGGCAACCCCGTTATGAGCACATCTTTGCCCATCGACGAATACGTGGAAGAATACACCGATCCGGAAATCATCCACGACAAATTCGGCAAACTGGTGGACATTGTGATCGACGGCGGGCCGGGTGGAATTTTGCCTTCCACCGTGGTGGACTGCACCGGGCCGGAGCCGGAACTGATCAGGGAAGGCGCGGGCAACTGGGAAGAACTGGTATAACGCATAAAAAAAGAGCGGCTTCATACAGAGGCCGCTCTTTTGGTATAGCATGACCGGTATTATAGTCCCATCTTTTTCGCCAGCTCTTTCGGGATGGCGTTTTTGTTCACCATGAAGCAGGTGGTTTTATAGGCAAAATACGGGAGGGAAGCGTAGAAATAGCCACCACACTCGTTTTTGGTGCCCCATGAGTTTTTCACGATGAAAAATTTATTGCCCTGCTGATCTTTCGCCAGGCCGGTGATGTGCATGCCATGATCGTCCTGCGTTTCGAAATTATCGAATGCCAGCTGGCGGTTTTCCTGGGTGATCGCTTTTTCTTTCGCGGGCCCGGTGAAGAGCGCCAGGCGTTCTTTTTCGTTGTAATCCATCCAGTCTTTTTCCGGAACGATGGCCAGCCCGTCTTTGAACGAAAATCCTTTTTCGCTGACATCGGCCGCCCATGCCAGGGTGTAGCCGTTCAGTACTGCCTGCTCGGCGATGGTGTTGAATTCATTCAAAGGAACATTGTATACTTTTTCCCAGTTCCAGTTATCCGGCACTTCCAGCACAAACTGGCTGTAGAAGGGGTGATGGTTGAAAGAGGAAATGATCACGTAATCGTCTGCATTCAGCCCCAGGTCTTTCGCGAAAGACTGCGGAGTGTAGGATTTGCCGTTGTAGGTGAACTTTTCGGGAGTGGCGCCCAGGTAAGCGTCGAGCACGCCGTCTACCGCTTTCTGCCAGGAAGGATTCACGGCTTTGGCATCGCCGAGGGTTTTCACCATGCCTTCGAGCAGGCTCAGCATTTCGCTGTGGTTATAGGTTTTGTCGCGGTTGCCGTCGTACGCATCCTGCGGCACCAGGCCGAAGTTGCGGAGGCACAGCAGGTCGTCCGGGAAGCCGCCGCCCTCGCCGAAGTTGCTTTTGCCGTGCATGCGCACGTAATTAGCGGCTTTCAGCGGGTACATTTTCCGCACCACGAACATTTCGCTCAGGTTGAGATCTTTGCTCTTGCCTTTGCGCAGCAATTCCGATTCAAAGAAAGAAAGGCCCGAAAAAGACCAGCAGGTGCCGGTTTGGCCCTGGTTCTGCACGCCGAAGGCGTCGTTACTTTTGAGTACGGTAAACTGGTACTGGCTGCCCCCCTTGTTCGTCAGAGGCACCTGTGCGGCGGCGGCCATGCTCAGGCATACGGCCACGCCCATCAACAACGCTTTTCTCATTTTATAGACAGATTTTGTTGTAATAATGGGCAAATGTAATGGATACCGGGCTTACGGCGCACCAGATGTTTGATGAGCGGCAGCGCCGGGAAAATGATGCAGGAAAAATAAAAAACGGCGAAGCTGTCACAAAAAAGGCGCTGCGCCGTCCTTGTAGAAAATCATATGAAGAACAGACCGGTTTCCCGTACCCGCACATGGCATTATTATTCCGGCATCACACTGTCGGTATTCATCGGCATCCACCTGGCGAACCAGGCAACTGCGCTGGCGGGCGCGGCGCAGCATGTGGAACTGATGCGCCTGCTCCGGAAAGTGTACCGGCACCCGGTGGTGGAAACCATCCTGCTGCTGGCCGTGCTGTCTCAAATCGTGACGGGCCTTGGGCTGGCGTTCGGGAAAAAGAAGCGGACGGCGGTGGAGCGGCTGCAGACGGCCTCCGGCCTCTACCTGGCGTTTTTCCTCGTGGTGCATGTAGGGGCGGTGATGTATGGAAGAAGCGCGGGGATCGACACCGATTTTTATTTCGCCGCCGCCGGCCTGGCAGACACGGTGATGTCGTTTTTCTTTATCCCGTATTATTTTCTGGCTGTTTCGGCGGTGGCGCTGCATATCGCCGCGGTGCATTACCTGAAAACGGGGTGGTTGAAAGGCTCGTACGCCATCGGCGCTACGGGCGTGCTCTTCGCTTCGCTGCTCGTGTTTACGCTGCGCGCCGCTTTCCTGAATGAGCAGGAAGCCCGCCGTCAACCTGCGAGATCCGGGATGCCGGCCAGTTTGTCCGGGTTGCGCACAAAAAACATCGCGTCGATCAAATCGTCCGCTATACCGAACAGGATCACTGTTTCCGCTTTCCCCGTGGCATGATCGTATAAGGCGATGCCGATTTCGCCGTTGAGCATCATCAGCCTCGGAGCCAGGCCTGTTCCGGCTTTGCGGTATATGCCCTCGAGGAAACCGGTGCAGGCTTCGCGGCCGGTAATGGGATGGCGCGCTGCGGATACCTTGCCGCCACCGTCGGAATAAATGGTGATATCGTTGCGGAAGAGGTTGATGAGGGGCTGCACTTCTCCCTGCGTGCAGGCCTGCAGGTACGCGCCGTACAGCGCTTTCCGGGCTTCGTCAGACGGTTCGAACCGTTTTTTGTCCGAGCGGATCCTGTCTTTGGCGCGGTGCAGCAGCTGGCGGCAATATTCTTCTTTCAGGGAAAGCATCCCGGCAATTTCAGGATACCCGTAATCCAGCGTTTCTTTCAGGATAAAAACGGCGCGTTCGCCGGGCCCGAGTTTTTGCAGCAGCACCAGCAGCGCGAAGGAAACGTCGCGCGCCTGCAGCTGCGGGTACCGTTCCTGGAAGAGGGGCTCCGGCAGGTTCACCCCGGGGTACTGCATTTGCTGCCGCTTTTCCAGCAGGGAAATGCTGCGGTTCATCACGGACTTCACGAGGTAATTTTCGGGAACGGCGATGCTGCCGGCGTTTTGACGGGCAAAGGCCTCAAACACGTCGTGCAGGATATCTTCGGCGTCCTGCACGCTTTGTGTCATTTTGTAGGCGATGGAAAACAGCACCGGTCTGAATTGTTCGAAAGGTTCCATGCAGTGCGGCGGGTCGGGTTAAAGCTTACGGCATATCGGACGCCTGGTGGGCGGCGCGGGCGGACTCATATTGTTCACGGGTAATTTCCCAGCGCCAGAGCTCTCCCGCATCGGTGCCGTTTACCGCGCCGGCGAAATGCATGCCGCATTTCTGCAGCACCTTCACGGCGGCGTTATATTCTTCGAGTGTATGGGCAATCACTTTTTGAACGTAGGAGTGGTTGAATGCAAAACGGATCAGCACTTCCGCCATCTCCGTGGCGTAGCCCTGCTCCCGGTAGTCGACAGACACTTCGTAGCCGATCTCCACCACACCATCGGGCGTGGGGCGGCCTTTGAAGCCGCCGGTGCCGATGAGGCGGTTGTCCGCCTTATGGATGGCCAGGTAAAAGAACCATCCCAGTAAAGCCGGATCATTGCGCAGCTTATCGTAAGCTACCAACACCATTTCAGGAAATTCTGTCCAGTTTTCCGGTACATCTACTCCTAAAATCTGAGCTAATGCTTCATTCCCGTGCAACAACGCTTCAAAATATTTCAACGTGCAGGGCAACAACTGTAACCTTGAGGTTTGGATCATATGTGAAAACTAGTAAAGGATTTCCGGAAATGCAAGGGGCATGCCAGGAAAGAATTGACAGATTTCGGATGACAAATGTACAGGCGGGAAGCGCGGGTTAATGCGCCTCCAGCCAGTTTTTACCGGTGCCCAGCTCGGCTTCCACGGGAACGCCCAGGGGCATGGCATTGCGCATCCCTTCCAGGATAAGCGGTTTGATAATTTCCACCTCGTCGAGGTGCGCATCGAATACCAACTCGTCATGTACCTGCAGCAGCATGCGGGAGCGGAAATTGTGCTCGCGGAATGTTTTGTGCAGCGAAATCATAGCCAGTTTGATGAGGTCGGCGGCCGTACCCTGGATGGGCATGTTGATGGCGTTGCGCTCGGCAAAACCACGCACCACGGCGTTGGAGGAGTTAATGTCTTTCAGCCAGCGTTTGCGGCCCATCATGGTCTGCACATACCCGTTTTTCTGGGCGGATTTTACCTGGTTTTCCATGTAGGCCTTGATGCCGGGGTATTGCGCAAAATAGTTGTCGATCAGGCTTTTGGCCTCGCTGCGCGGAATGCCGAGGTTTTCGCTCAGGCCGAACGCGCTCTGGCCGT
Protein-coding sequences here:
- a CDS encoding GNAT family N-acetyltransferase; the protein is MIQTSRLQLLPCTLKYFEALLHGNEALAQILGVDVPENWTEFPEMVLVAYDKLRNDPALLGWFFYLAIHKADNRLIGTGGFKGRPTPDGVVEIGYEVSVDYREQGYATEMAEVLIRFAFNHSYVQKVIAHTLEEYNAAVKVLQKCGMHFAGAVNGTDAGELWRWEITREQYESARAAHQASDMP
- a CDS encoding sigma-70 family RNA polymerase sigma factor — encoded protein: MEPFEQFRPVLFSIAYKMTQSVQDAEDILHDVFEAFARQNAGSIAVPENYLVKSVMNRSISLLEKRQQMQYPGVNLPEPLFQERYPQLQARDVSFALLVLLQKLGPGERAVFILKETLDYGYPEIAGMLSLKEEYCRQLLHRAKDRIRSDKKRFEPSDEARKALYGAYLQACTQGEVQPLINLFRNDITIYSDGGGKVSAARHPITGREACTGFLEGIYRKAGTGLAPRLMMLNGEIGIALYDHATGKAETVILFGIADDLIDAMFFVRNPDKLAGIPDLAG
- a CDS encoding C1 family peptidase; translation: MRKALLMGVAVCLSMAAAAQVPLTNKGGSQYQFTVLKSNDAFGVQNQGQTGTCWSFSGLSFFESELLRKGKSKDLNLSEMFVVRKMYPLKAANYVRMHGKSNFGEGGGFPDDLLCLRNFGLVPQDAYDGNRDKTYNHSEMLSLLEGMVKTLGDAKAVNPSWQKAVDGVLDAYLGATPEKFTYNGKSYTPQSFAKDLGLNADDYVIISSFNHHPFYSQFVLEVPDNWNWEKVYNVPLNEFNTIAEQAVLNGYTLAWAADVSEKGFSFKDGLAIVPEKDWMDYNEKERLALFTGPAKEKAITQENRQLAFDNFETQDDHGMHITGLAKDQQGNKFFIVKNSWGTKNECGGYFYASLPYFAYKTTCFMVNKNAIPKELAKKMGL
- a CDS encoding L-threonylcarbamoyladenylate synthase produces the protein MRLELHPQNPNPRNLKTIIECLKDGGVVIYPTDTVYGMGCDIFKHEAVERICRIKGIDPKKSHFSFICYDLSHLTDYTKSVDTPLFRLLKKALPGPYTFILPASRQVPKMLKTKRDTVGIRVPDNLICRTLVKELGNPVMSTSLPIDEYVEEYTDPEIIHDKFGKLVDIVIDGGPGGILPSTVVDCTGPEPELIREGAGNWEELV